TAGCATGGGGGTCACAATCGTGTACACGACTGACAACAGCTTGTTGAGGTTGAAGGAGTGGATCCTCCGGGGCCGGGCGTACGTGAAGAGGGTGGCCGAGAAGAAGATGACAACCACGGTGAGGTGGGAGgcacaggtggagaaggctttcaacctgccctgggcagtgggaaTGCAGACAATGGTGCTGATGATGCAGACGTATGAGGCAATGGTTATGGAGAGTGGGATGAGCAGGATGATCAAGGCAAAGACAAAGTCCACCATCTCTGCCACCATCATGTCCGTGCAGGAAAGGCTGAGCAATGGGGAgatgtcacagaagaagtggTTGATGACATTGGGGCTGCAGAATGACAGCCGGGAGATGAAGAAGACTTTCAGCATGGAGAGGAGGAAGCCAGCCAACCAGGAGCCCACTGCCAGCTGCAGGCAGAGCTGGTGGCTCATGATGGCTGGGTAGCGCAGTGGGTGGCAGATGGCCACATACCGGTCATAGGCCATGACGGCCAGGAGGACGCACTCAGTGCAGACCAGGGCAATGAAGAAGTAAAGCTGGGCCATGCAGCCCATGAAGGAGATGCTCTTATTCTCTGCCAGGAAATTCACCAGCAGTTTTGGAACAGTGACCGAGATGTACCAAACTTCTAGGAAGGAGAGATgactgaggaagaaatacatgggctTGTGGAGGTGATGGTTTGTCTTGATCAGGGTGATGATGATCATGTTCTGCAGGATGGTCAGCAGGTACATGGTGAGGAATACCACGAAGAGCATCACCTGAAGCTCTAGAACGGTCAGGAACCCCAGCAGAATGAACTCCCAAACTCTGGTGTGGTTGTCCTGCTCCATCGTTCAGCTGAGGgtctgcagaggggaaggaggaagtcaGAGGAAGGGAAtgagagaaggggaaagaaagaacAGAAATTTTAATATCACAGACGCCCATTTCATGAGTTCTTTTTTTATCATCACTCTTTAGTTTGATATTTTTTATATGAGATCCCATCCTGCAGTTTTCGACCCCCTCAGCATTAtgaggggaaaaataaacctAATCCTCAGATACCTTCATGGGAAACAAGTatctttaataatgggctcttcaatctagcagacaaaggtataacacaatccagcgACTGGAttctgaagctagacaaactcagaccAGAAACAAAGGTGCGGTTTTAAACAtttattctccatcactggcaatttttaaaacaaagttgcatttccccccacccctaaaATATCTGATCTAGTTCAAACATAGATTATTCTGGGGAATTTCTACGGCCTGTGTTATATCAGAAGTCAGGTTAGATTATCACTCTGTTCCCTTCTGGATTCAGTTTCTATTAAACTAATTACTGCCAGATCTCTGCCAATTTATCCCAACTGAAAAGCAAATACAGGATCCCTCTCTCAACTCAACAGTCCCTAATTTATTAAATCAGAGTAGGGGACATTTTTCAATGGGACCTACAAGATTTAAACCAATGGAATCTGTGTTCTTAGGCACATCTGAAAATATTATAGGTGGTTGGAACACAATTTGGGGAGGGTGGTTATGGTAAACATTGACTTTTTGTGAAAACCAAGATCCACAAAACTGAAAAAACTGAGTTTTcggttaaaaaaagattttttcagtttttggatgAATAGAGAAATGTTCCATGGCAAGTGGACACATTTCATAATAATGTTCAGTTTGTCAGAACTCCAGTTTTCCattaaaaccaaaatgaaacaaatattCTATAATGGAAATTATCTTTTTGATGTTAATTTAATAGCCCACTACTATCATGTTCTATTCAAGGGACAAAAAGGTCAgtagaaaagcagcagcagcagcagcagcagcagaggaaggaCGGACAGCAATTTTGAGGGTTTTGCTTCAAATCCTGCCAGTCTCAAACTCAATTcctatttgtttgtttgtcatcttaaaaaaagattttcaatCTTAGGcttagaaggatttttttttggtaaatgccAGTAAATAGTAAATATCAATTTCATCAtaaacacacactcacacacaaatatttccattgataactgaaatttacagctcagcaaagtaagaaaaatgctacttgagaaATTCTTAGTTTCATTTATGGCTATTTACTTGATATCTATTGACACAatgctgacaatttgtgttttaatagttataaagcttTGACTCTCAATCTCAGTGTCTACCATCATTAATAATTAGTGTCAGACCCGTCCATCATTTTCCAAAACTGAACACTTAcattgaaaaaagggaaaaaaaatcttaaatagaCATTGAAATTAtgagattaaaaaattaaattctgccaaGTTTTATTTCCAAGTTTTGCAAAGTTATTTCCAAGTTTTGCAAAGTTATTTCCAAGTTTTGCAAAGATTTAAggcgtgtctacactacagaaatgACAGTGTAATAGTTACCTTGtcgcagctctgccaatgtaatTCAGGGTATATGTCTGGAAGATTTTCTGTTAGTGTAGAAACACTATCTTCCTTAGCGACAGTCGCTATGTTGACCGAAACTTTCTTCCATCAACTCATATGTGTCAACACTGGGGGTTATGTCAGCATAGGTATATcagtcagggatgtggatttttcacacctctgacccATGTAACTATGTTAGCCTTTCTTATAAGTGTAGGCTAAGCTTAATCAAATGCTTGACTTAGAACATGAGTAACTACATTTTCTTGAAATGGATGACACAAGTAGATAAAGATCAGTGTCTGTTTCAAAATTTTactacaaaaatatttgtttcaaaaagttgaaacaatagtaacatttcctttttttattacaagtgcCAGAGGgccagctgtgttagtctggatctgtaaaaagcgacaaggagtcctgcggcaccttatagactaacagacgtattggagcataagcttttgtggatgaatacccacttcgccagatgcatgcgtctgatgaagtgggtattcacccacgaaagcttatgctccaatacttctgttagtttataaggtgccgcaggactctttgtcatTGTTTATtacagtggtcctcaaacttatTTTTTCATGGACCATTTTAAAATTGCTAGGGTCTCGACAAATCACtcaatgatctttccaaatgttgtttgtaccattagctaactattgtaaagcgctttggataaaagtataaaagtgctatataaaaaaactccataataataataatatttttgttctacaaataaaagcacacaaatcatattttaatatcagtagtcttacctttctaatgtgatggatgtgctctctctttcccctgcctcagaagtccctgagctggggctgggaaggagggaggtctCTCCCCCGACACAGCAGCCacaaaactgaggcagggaaaaagGGCCGTCACAGCCCAGGAACTGGGAAAAGTAGTCTCtttcccaggctgcagcagcgctGCACCTCTCAAATTCCCCACACCCTCTCTTCTCATCTCATTACCCCCTCTCACCTACACTTTactccccccaaggccaccacctcattTTATACGTGCATATTCTCCAGGATCCAGGCATCTAATTAGTGGCGCCTCGCCTGCAtgactccactaattaggtgagcggcccttcattctctcatgtgtggTCTGGCAGGcctgcaccttagagggaact
Above is a genomic segment from Gopherus flavomarginatus isolate rGopFla2 chromosome 11, rGopFla2.mat.asm, whole genome shotgun sequence containing:
- the LOC127030942 gene encoding olfactory receptor 6B1-like, with the translated sequence MEQDNHTRVWEFILLGFLTVLELQVMLFVVFLTMYLLTILQNMIIITLIKTNHHLHKPMYFFLSHLSFLEVWYISVTVPKLLVNFLAENKSISFMGCMAQLYFFIALVCTECVLLAVMAYDRYVAICHPLRYPAIMSHQLCLQLAVGSWLAGFLLSMLKVFFISRLSFCSPNVINHFFCDISPLLSLSCTDMMVAEMVDFVFALIILLIPLSITIASYVCIISTIVCIPTAQGRLKAFSTCASHLTVVVIFFSATLFTYARPRRIHSFNLNKLLSVVYTIVTPMLNPFIYCLRNQVVKGALRKMLCVKNAVPKVFSSDH